The uncultured Carboxylicivirga sp. genomic interval ATTTTATTCCAGAAGGAAAATACTGCTCAGCATCTTCCATTACAGCTTTCACATCATTAATCACATCCTGAGCATTGGATCCAGCCGTTTGACTAATACCAATTAACACAGCCGGCATACCATCATTTAAGGTATTAACACTATATGATAATGATCCCAATTCAACATCCGATACATCTTTTAATTTTAACACTTGTGCATCGGTTGAACGAATGATGATGTTTTCAAATTCTTCAGCTGATTTTAATCGGCCGGTATACCTTAGTGCATATTGAAATGTTTGATCGCTATTGGCTCCCAATTCACCTGGTGCAGCCTCAATATTCTGATCTTGCAAAGCAGCAATAACCTCACCCGGAGATATTTTATAGGCAGCCATTTTACCAGGGTTCAACCAAACACGCATCGAGTAATCACGAGCACCAAAAACACTTGCTTCTCCTACCCCTGTAACCCTTTTAATTTGCGGTATAATATTAATATTGGCATAGTTTTGTATAAACTCGCCGTCATAATCATCACTTTCAGAAGAGATAGCCAGGAACAAAATTCGGCTACTTTGTTGCTTTTGTACTGTTACCCCCACTTGAGTCACCTCCGAAGGAAGTAGACTTGTTGCCTGAGAAACGCGGTTTTGCACGTTAACCGTTGCAATATCAGCATCCACTCCTTGCTTAAAGAATACGTTAATTCGGGCAGAACCACCATTAGACGCGGTAGAAGTCATGTAAGTCATTCCTTCTACTCCATTGATAGATTCTTCCAAAGGAATAATAACACTATTTAATACAGCATCAGCATTGGCACCATTATAAGTGGTTTGAACCGAAACTGTAGGTGGCGCAATGTCGGGATATTGCTCTACAGGCAAGGTATATATACCAATTACCCCCAACACCACAAAAAGTATGGATATGACCGTTGATAGAACCGGTCGTTCTATAAATGTCTTTAACATTATTTGCGATTTAGGTTATTGAATCTGAATTTCCATTCCGTCTTTAAGTGTACTAACACCATCTGTTACAATCTGGTCGCCATTTTTCAAACCATCAAAAACAGCATAGTTTTTACCGTCGGGAGTAGATTTTACAGATATTACTTTTTGCTTTACTTTTCCATTCTCATATTTAAACACAAGAATTTTATCCTGCTGACTAAAAGTAGCTTTCTGCGGAATGAGAAAAGTATTTTTTACCGTACGTGGAATAATAATCTGACCACTTGTACCACTTCTCAATAAGCCGTTTGGATTATCAAATACAGCTCTGAAATTAACCGATCCTGTATTAGGATCAACCACTCCTGAAATTGTTTCAATACGTCCTTCATGCTCATATTCACTACCATCGGCTAATAAAAGCTTAACAGAAGGCATGTTTTTAATTTTTTCTGCCTGTGTATTTCCTTCCCAGCTTCTCATATATTGAAGCAATTCTTTTTCGTTCATCGAGAAGTAAGCTACCACATGCTGCGTATTAGCCACTGAGGTTAAAATACTCGAACTATTCACAAGACTACCTAATCGAAAAGGCAATGTACCAACGATACCGTCAACAGGGCTCTTTACTTTGGTCCAGCTTAAAGTAGCTTTTGCACTTTCGTATGCTGCCTCAGCCGAGCTAAACGCATTTTCGTAGGTTTGTAGTAAAACATTACTAATTATACCTTTTTCAGCAAGAGGACGCATACGTTCAACATCTAATTTAGCGGTATTGTAATTAGCCTCAGCTGTTTCGATATTTTGCTCCGATACAGGCGAGTTAATTTCAAACAACACTTGTCCTTTTTTTACTATTGAGCCTTCATCTACATAAACGGCTTCAATAAAACCATCAATTCGAGGTTTAATTTCAATATCAATCTCTCCTTGCAATACGGTAGGAAAAACTGTATGCAACTCCACATTCTTGATGCTAACACTTTGCACCGGATACGTTTTTGCACTAGATTGATTCATTCTTTGAGTCGGTTTCTGCGTACATGAAACCATAATGAAAAACCCCAATACTCCTAGAGCTATCGTTTTCATTTTCATGTTAATTATCTATTTATTATTTACAAATAAACATATAGTTGCACATGTTGATAGTTTAACTTATCAACTTTTACAATAAAAAAATATTATATCTAAAGTTCCTGAGACTTATTTTTAATGTGAGAAATAACTTTATAGAAAGAATGAATTTCTTCTTCGTTCAACCCCTCCATTAACTCTTCAGATAGTTTTTGTTCCTCCTTACCGAAATCATTTGTCAAATCCACCCCTTTACCAGTAAGATTAATAATATTTCTTCTTCGGTCATTGGGATCAGTAGTTCTAACAATTAAGCCATCTTTTTCTAATACATCAATAATTCTCAATACTAAAGACTTGTCTTTTTTCATAATCTCAGCAATATCTTGCTGAACTAGACATTTTTGCTGCTTATATCTAATAATAATCAATACAATTAGCTGATCAAAAGAATAATGGTAACCTAACTGATTCATACGTTCAGTCATTAACCGAGGAAAAATTCCACGGATACTTCCAAATATCATCCCTAATGGTTGAACTTCCATTTCTGATTGAATTTTATTAGACTATGCAA includes:
- a CDS encoding efflux RND transporter periplasmic adaptor subunit, yielding MNQSSAKTYPVQSVSIKNVELHTVFPTVLQGEIDIEIKPRIDGFIEAVYVDEGSIVKKGQVLFEINSPVSEQNIETAEANYNTAKLDVERMRPLAEKGIISNVLLQTYENAFSSAEAAYESAKATLSWTKVKSPVDGIVGTLPFRLGSLVNSSSILTSVANTQHVVAYFSMNEKELLQYMRSWEGNTQAEKIKNMPSVKLLLADGSEYEHEGRIETISGVVDPNTGSVNFRAVFDNPNGLLRSGTSGQIIIPRTVKNTFLIPQKATFSQQDKILVFKYENGKVKQKVISVKSTPDGKNYAVFDGLKNGDQIVTDGVSTLKDGMEIQIQ
- a CDS encoding MarR family transcriptional regulator, which gives rise to MEVQPLGMIFGSIRGIFPRLMTERMNQLGYHYSFDQLIVLIIIRYKQQKCLVQQDIAEIMKKDKSLVLRIIDVLEKDGLIVRTTDPNDRRRNIINLTGKGVDLTNDFGKEEQKLSEELMEGLNEEEIHSFYKVISHIKNKSQEL